The region TACAGATGAAAttaactttcttttgttttaactttgattattttcaaaattaaaaaataaaaacaaaaatagttttggtttatttttgaatatgtaattttactcaaaattcataaattcataaatacaaaaaatgattgaataaatttaaacttgtaactataaaaaattaattaattaattataattgcaattttacttattttcaaaattaaaaacagtGAAACATACTTACTAGATTGTTTTAACATAAAATCAGCCATCATTCACTTCCAAAAGTATCAAATAGTTTAGATTGGATTATATAACTTGTCACTAAAGTTTGAATGTTCATAGTAGTATTGTTGGGCAAAATCTCAATTCCATACTTAGAACAATCCCTCAACATGAAACCAATCAtgtcaataataaaacaatagttTATGATCACATTAACTATCAAACGAGCTATTCTAAATGGTAATCTGGCAGAACTTGAACTGTTGTAAATGATTATCGAAATCAACTTCTATTTATTGCGGATATACAAAGCAAGATGAAGATAGTCATAAATCAGAGCCAGAAAAGTAGACAAACAAGTTTAAACTTTCCAACCACACAACAAGTCTCCTCATAAACCACCTTTCACAGCAATTGGTTCTCCTATACATGAATCAATCGTGTTATTATGCTACCGACCAAACCAACTTCGTGGGGGTTGGACTTCACCATCATTCATGAGCTTATCCAGCACTGCATTTAGGTCCACAGATTGACCATTCTCTGTCAGCTTCCGAACTGTGGCCCTCACATGGTCTCTGGGGAATCCCATAGTAGCAACTTTATCAACCACATCATCAACGGAAACCCTTCCACCAGTTCCAGCAGAACCTGAGCTACCACTCACTGCAGATGCAGTAGGGAGTGCTTGTGGGAGTATTCTAGCAGTTGGGAGCTGAGGGTAACCGCTTCCACCACTAGGAGACACTGAAGCAGTTGGCAGTTGTGGTGGTTTCAGTGCCGGATTGCCACCATACTGAGGTGGTGCGCCATAACGATACTGCTCGGCAGGGCCAGTGCCAGATAAAGAACCATATCCGGAAGAATAGCCTGAACCTGAACTGGGTCTGCCCGATGGCGGTTCATACGAGTGGGACGGTGCCCCATAGAACTGTTGAGGAGGAGGAGGGCCGGTGGGGGACTGAGATGGTGGCTGGCGGACATTGGGAGGATAAGTCTGAGGAGGATAAGGTGGTTGTTCCTCAACATGGTGCCCTAGTGGAGGTTGTTGTAGTTGAGATGGATTCATGGATGGATGTGATGGTGGCTGCTGTTGAGGAACATGAGGTGGTGGCTGAGGGTATTGGGGATGTGGGGTCTGTTGATATTGCTGATGTGGAGCTGCACCGGGCTGAGCATGCGGCGGCTGCGATAAAGGAAGTTGGTATTGCTGATTAGGTGTTTCCTGAGACTGAACAGGTGGTGGGAAATATGGATCTCTCTGAGGAGCAGCTTGGATTTGGTTTGGAGGGAATTGGTTTGGAAGTTGAAGTTGAGGGGGTGGTGGCAAACCCTGTTGTGGAGGAGCATTAGGGGGAGGAACAACAGGAATGGACTGAGGAAGATTAGCAGGGGTAGGAATCTGAGGTTGAGATTGCACGGGAGCAGGAACAGCTTGCTGCACAGGATCAGTAGTTGTGCTAGATTGAGCCTCTGATTTCTGATTC is a window of Vigna unguiculata cultivar IT97K-499-35 chromosome 4, ASM411807v1, whole genome shotgun sequence DNA encoding:
- the LOC114181995 gene encoding putative uncharacterized protein DDB_G0294196 codes for the protein MNTTPFMDKQIMDLTHGSSTAQQHSKDFIDLMKHEPPQQHHHHREEDDDEEEEEKSLGNGINKDDIVPSYDFQPIRPLAAASSYDSAPNFGAAFSRPWNSDSNSKNYSSLDSLEPAKVIVEKDRSASDASMLSEIDRTMKKHMENMLNVLEGVSARLSQLETRTHHLENSVDDLKVSVGNNHGSTDGKLRQLENILREVQSGVLTIKDKQDIMQAQLQLAKLQVSNTNQKSEAQSSTTTDPVQQAVPAPVQSQPQIPTPANLPQSIPVVPPPNAPPQQGLPPPPQLQLPNQFPPNQIQAAPQRDPYFPPPVQSQETPNQQYQLPLSQPPHAQPGAAPHQQYQQTPHPQYPQPPPHVPQQQPPSHPSMNPSQLQQPPLGHHVEEQPPYPPQTYPPNVRQPPSQSPTGPPPPQQFYGAPSHSYEPPSGRPSSGSGYSSGYGSLSGTGPAEQYRYGAPPQYGGNPALKPPQLPTASVSPSGGSGYPQLPTARILPQALPTASAVSGSSGSAGTGGRVSVDDVVDKVATMGFPRDHVRATVRKLTENGQSVDLNAVLDKLMNDGEVQPPRSWFGR